In Rutidosis leptorrhynchoides isolate AG116_Rl617_1_P2 chromosome 2, CSIRO_AGI_Rlap_v1, whole genome shotgun sequence, one genomic interval encodes:
- the LOC139892930 gene encoding uncharacterized protein: MSQLPSSLTKTQQNPISDFIFSLFNFSPNFNPRRRFIKFPIMPLTTTKTTTSTKHQFATPQSLSDWLQTRLPSDSFSTWGTRPGTKNIHNLWLELNEGEISLADSTPPIRTVEVVVVRVRNDKNRILIETHQELSNGVVRNRFRPLSEKMKPNETVQDCVFRAVKEELGSVIIKGSEKDAKFDEIVKIVPNSYSSKVEEKVSVSYPGLPACYVLHSVDAFVDGLPDCEFISEEENEYQNLEENCELAVSCKKHFWKWVDSDTVSS; this comes from the coding sequence TCACCAAAACCCAACAAAACCCTATTTCCGATTTCATCTTTTCCCTCTTCAATTTCTCACCCAATTTCAACCCACGACGTCGTTTCATCAAATTCCCAATTATGCCCTTAACCACCACCAAAACAACCACTTCCACCAAGCACCAATTCGCCACCCCACAATCCCTCTCCGATTGGCTTCAAACCCGTCTCCCATCCGACTCGTTTTCCACATGGGGTACCCGACCCGGAACCAAAAACATCCATAACTTATGGCTTGAACTCAATGAAGGCGAAATATCACTTGCTGACTCAACCCCACCTATCCGTACAGTTGAAGTTGTCGTAGTTCGTGTTAGAAATGATAAAAATCGAATCTTGATTGAAACCCATCAAGAATTATCAAACGGTGTCGTTAGAAATCGGTTTAGACCGTTATCTGAGAAAATGAAGCCAAATGAGACTGTTCAAGATTGTGTTTTTAGGGCAGTAAAGGAAGAATTAGGGTCAGTTATAATCAAGGGTAGTGAAAAAGATGCTAAATTTGATGAAATTGTGAAGATTGTACCGAATTCGTATTCGAGTAAAGTCGAAGAAAAGGTATCGGTTTCGTATCCGGGGTTGCCTGCTTGTTATGTTTTGCATAGTGTGGATGCATTTGTTGATGGGTTGCCTGATTGTGAGTTCATTAGTGAAGAAGAAAATGAGTACCAGAATTTGGAGGAAAATTGTGAATTAGCTGTTTCTTGTAAGAAGCATTTTTGGAAATGGGTTGATTCTGATACTGTTTCATCTTGA
- the LOC139892931 gene encoding NDR1/HIN1-like protein 26, with amino-acid sequence MSQINEKSPQHCAKKKLIKISKYQKKLFYTFTTFFLSILLLIILVWFILHPTKPEFSLKEADIYQLTLSNSHLLNSSIQITFLSNNPNQKVGIYYDEIRVYASYKGQQITLDSLVPPFYQEHKDNNLLSMVLVANGLPVDPSFSSEIGRDQLAGRLVLNFEANGQLRWKVGTWVSGRYWFNVNCVTVLPFGSSATAGPLTSKQGSHCLTTV; translated from the coding sequence ATGTCTCAAATTAATGAAAAATCACCACAACATTGTGCCAAAAAGAAACTCATAAAAATCAGCAAATATCAAAAGAAACTATTTTACACATTCACCACCTTCTTCCTTTCAATCCTCTTACTCATAATTCTTGTATGGTTCATACTCCACCCTACAAAACCAGAATTTTCCCTCAAAGAAGCTGATATTTACCAACTTACCCTCTCGAATTCTCACCTTCTCAACTCATCCATTCAAATCACCTTTCTTTCAAACAACCCAAATCAAAAAGTTGGCATTTACTACGATGAAATCCGAGTTTACGCCTCCTACAAGGGTCAACAGATAACCCTCGATTCATTGGTCCCGCCATTTTATCAAGAACATAAAGACAATAATCTGTTATCAATGGTTTTGGTTGCAAACGGATTACCCGTTGATCCATCTTTCAGTTCTGAAATAGGTCGTGATCAATTGGCGGGTAGATTAGTTTTGAATTTTGAAGCAAATGGACAACTTAGATGGAAGGTCGGAACTTGGGTCTCTGGTCGGTATTGGTTTAACGTAAATTGTGTTACGGTTTTGCCGTTTGGTTCATCTGCAACTGCAGGTCCATTGACCTCAAAGCAAGGAAGTCACTGTTTGACTACAGTTTAA